The following proteins are co-located in the Dyadobacter chenwenxiniae genome:
- a CDS encoding medium chain dehydrogenase/reductase family protein — MESLTENGNRITGNTVNHQNVQSLEQTRFNTTEVIMPGIVEPEGLLVKTRVLNDPAAGQVSVKVEASGICFAEQSMRRGRYYEQPKFPFVPGYDLVGTVVATGPGVDTTLLGKRVAALTKTGGWASYTLLPASDLLPVPEDIDPLEAETLIVNGITAWQMLHVKARIKRGQTILVHGANGGVGTILTQLALYAGVRVIGTASPRHHEALRAQGVQPVDYNDTDLAGSVLKHSPGGVDAVFDHVGGASFARSFGLLTKGGVLVCYAIASALNDTGNILIPFLKVLVQLGWWNILPNGRKAYFYNIWDGKGSETFQIQLRETFTQLTTLLASGVLKPQIAARFPLAQITAAMKLAESRTAYGKVVLVP; from the coding sequence ATGGAATCACTTACAGAAAATGGAAACAGGATTACGGGTAATACTGTAAATCACCAAAATGTTCAATCCTTAGAACAAACCAGGTTTAATACCACAGAAGTAATCATGCCGGGTATCGTTGAGCCGGAAGGGTTGCTGGTTAAAACCCGTGTATTAAATGACCCTGCTGCCGGACAGGTAAGTGTAAAAGTGGAAGCCAGCGGCATATGTTTTGCCGAGCAGTCCATGCGCCGTGGCAGGTATTACGAGCAGCCCAAGTTTCCTTTCGTTCCGGGCTATGACCTGGTTGGTACTGTTGTTGCAACCGGCCCGGGCGTTGATACAACTTTACTAGGCAAACGCGTCGCTGCCTTGACAAAGACTGGCGGCTGGGCAAGCTATACCCTGCTTCCGGCCAGCGACCTGCTGCCTGTCCCTGAGGATATTGATCCTCTTGAAGCTGAAACGTTAATTGTTAATGGCATTACTGCCTGGCAAATGCTGCACGTCAAAGCCCGGATCAAGCGTGGACAAACGATCCTTGTTCATGGTGCCAATGGTGGTGTCGGAACAATTCTGACACAACTGGCCCTTTATGCTGGCGTCCGGGTAATCGGAACTGCTTCACCTCGTCACCATGAAGCATTGCGGGCGCAAGGCGTGCAGCCGGTAGATTATAATGATACTGATTTAGCGGGGAGCGTGCTAAAACATTCACCCGGTGGCGTAGATGCAGTTTTTGACCATGTGGGTGGAGCAAGTTTTGCCAGATCTTTTGGCCTGCTTACCAAAGGTGGCGTGCTTGTATGTTATGCCATTGCCTCAGCACTAAATGACACTGGTAATATTCTGATCCCGTTTCTAAAAGTACTGGTACAATTAGGATGGTGGAATATCCTGCCTAATGGTCGCAAGGCTTATTTTTACAATATCTGGGACGGAAAAGGCAGCGAAACTTTTCAAATACAGCTAAGGGAAACTTTTACGCAGCTCACCACATTGCTCGCTAGCGGAGTCCTTAAACCTCAAATTGCTGCCCGGTTTCCTTTGGCGCAAATCACAGCTGCCATGAAATTGGCCGAATCACGGACAGCTTATGGCAAGGTTGTGCTTGTCCCTTGA
- a CDS encoding helix-turn-helix domain-containing protein — protein MEQTDINGASFLIEAPFEDVINNFYHLFVASDGQPITRHVCPNLEMMLVFNFGIPVRISFHNNPLDVEVIRRTAVIGPLRQMLNYELLPGADGLVVNFKFNGFQRLFGLPLTGLTSEEGTGAEILTDDGRFDRLWEELAALPTTEQRVSVFNQSAIGLLKENDQVVQTIIGNLAQFFNPCVDPVKAIAADTRLSERSIQLKFQKHTGYSVKELLRFLRFKEVIAYILARSNQKIAIFDLIATHDYHDQSHLIKDFQYFLGVAPQQFIKNLDNGSFCVVADTYPAQP, from the coding sequence ATGGAACAAACGGATATAAACGGTGCGTCATTTTTGATAGAGGCACCTTTTGAAGATGTGATCAATAACTTCTATCATCTGTTTGTTGCCTCAGATGGACAACCTATCACCAGGCATGTTTGTCCAAATTTGGAAATGATGCTGGTATTTAACTTTGGAATACCTGTACGCATTTCCTTTCACAATAACCCTCTGGATGTGGAAGTTATCCGACGTACCGCTGTAATTGGCCCACTCCGCCAGATGCTGAACTATGAACTGCTGCCCGGTGCAGACGGTTTGGTAGTTAACTTTAAATTCAATGGTTTTCAGCGCTTATTTGGTTTGCCTTTAACAGGACTGACTAGCGAAGAAGGGACAGGTGCGGAGATTTTAACAGATGACGGTCGCTTTGATCGCCTTTGGGAAGAATTAGCAGCCCTACCTACAACAGAACAAAGAGTAAGTGTATTTAACCAGTCCGCCATAGGCTTACTTAAAGAAAATGATCAGGTAGTGCAGACGATAATCGGTAACCTGGCCCAGTTTTTCAACCCCTGTGTAGACCCGGTAAAAGCCATAGCGGCTGATACCCGTCTTTCGGAAAGAAGTATCCAGCTCAAGTTTCAAAAACATACCGGCTATTCCGTTAAAGAGCTGCTCCGCTTTTTGCGCTTTAAGGAAGTCATTGCTTACATCCTTGCCCGGAGCAATCAGAAAATAGCTATTTTCGATCTGATCGCCACGCACGATTATCATGACCAGAGCCACCTAATTAAAGACTTCCAGTATTTCTTAGGCGTGGCGCCTCAGCAGTTTATTAAAAACTTAGACAATGGAAGTTTCTGCGTAGTTGCCGATACTTATCCGGCGCAGCCATAA
- the def gene encoding peptide deformylase, which translates to MILPIFAYGCSTLRQPCTDVQTNDSIVASLIDDMWETMYHANGCGLAAPQIGRNINLFIVDSRGTYEGLEADQRQDFFDENDKGLVETFVNANIVWRSGRVWTDDEGCLSIPGLVLPVTRSWSIKIEYSDQHFVKKSRFFDGLTARMIQHEFDHTRGILHTDYLNSLRKKLVKSKLKRVSKGLVKSAYPMHFSKR; encoded by the coding sequence ATGATATTACCAATTTTCGCCTACGGATGTAGCACGTTAAGACAGCCCTGCACTGACGTTCAGACAAATGATTCTATTGTGGCTTCACTCATCGACGATATGTGGGAAACGATGTATCACGCAAATGGTTGTGGGCTGGCTGCACCTCAAATTGGTCGTAATATCAATTTGTTCATTGTGGACAGCAGAGGCACTTATGAAGGTTTAGAGGCCGATCAGCGCCAAGATTTTTTTGACGAAAATGATAAGGGTCTTGTCGAGACGTTTGTGAACGCTAACATAGTGTGGCGTTCAGGCCGCGTCTGGACTGACGATGAAGGTTGTCTTAGCATACCCGGATTAGTCCTGCCAGTAACTAGGAGTTGGTCGATTAAGATAGAATACTCCGATCAGCATTTTGTAAAAAAGTCTCGTTTTTTTGATGGATTAACTGCCCGCATGATTCAACACGAATTTGATCATACCCGCGGCATCCTGCATACCGATTATCTCAATTCCTTGCGAAAGAAGCTGGTGAAGAGTAAATTGAAAAGGGTGAGCAAAGGCCTTGTCAAATCGGCTTATCCTATGCATTTTTCTAAAAGATAA
- a CDS encoding helix-turn-helix domain-containing protein: MDYRVFTPHKLLAPYVRYFSALNFNKLSGLSQIKVFADRYPHLVFQHNNGRSAFFRDADALPPAFICGVKILPYILDLDNHEVVTVTFYPQAIKQLFGINVNELNDQIVDLINFAPADLLERLYYSRCLAERIDLLTEFLLKKINDAAPPDHLISESIRLINDIDIETSLNSLSNYFKISTRQFERRFKSSTGLSPKLFIRAARFESALQAIRDNQFENLSGLAHYLNFADQSHFIKEFKTFSGLTPKTFLFNNQKTQSVIPDNGVVTINHLVTEC; this comes from the coding sequence ATGGATTATAGGGTATTTACACCGCATAAATTATTAGCACCCTATGTGCGATATTTCAGCGCATTGAATTTTAATAAGCTTAGTGGTTTATCACAGATTAAGGTCTTTGCCGACCGTTATCCGCATTTGGTATTTCAGCACAACAACGGACGATCAGCATTTTTTAGGGATGCGGACGCATTACCCCCGGCATTTATCTGTGGGGTGAAAATCTTGCCATATATACTTGATCTCGACAATCATGAAGTTGTAACTGTCACTTTTTATCCACAAGCCATTAAGCAACTTTTCGGGATCAATGTCAATGAGCTAAACGACCAGATTGTTGACCTGATCAATTTTGCCCCAGCTGATTTACTAGAACGTTTGTATTATTCTAGATGTTTAGCTGAACGCATAGATCTATTAACTGAATTTTTATTAAAAAAAATAAATGATGCCGCACCGCCGGACCATCTAATCAGTGAAAGTATCCGCTTGATCAATGATATAGATATCGAAACATCTTTAAATAGTTTATCTAATTATTTCAAAATCTCCACCCGCCAGTTTGAAAGGCGTTTCAAATCTTCAACGGGCTTGTCTCCGAAACTGTTCATTCGTGCGGCAAGATTTGAATCAGCACTCCAGGCAATTAGGGATAACCAGTTTGAAAACCTTTCCGGTTTAGCACATTACCTCAATTTTGCTGATCAATCTCACTTTATAAAAGAGTTTAAAACATTTTCCGGCCTTACGCCCAAGACATTTCTTTTCAACAATCAAAAAACACAAAGCGTCATTCCTGATAATGGTGTTGTAACGATAAACCATCTGGTTACCGAATGCTAA
- a CDS encoding tail fiber domain-containing protein translates to MKQTLLSSLFIAVSTSLYAQVGIGLTEPKAFLNVAEGKTVLFGADTAGVQSQTPGTSPKVIWYGSKGAFRAGGISNDENNYTHWDNANVGRYSFASGAITKANGDYSTAMGFGTQASGQNSTAFGSWTFASGDYSTAMGSSVRADHRGSFIIGDDSNSLGSTYNTTANNQMMTHFAGGYVLYTSNARQDNFPSGVQLEPNAYAWSVVSDSTRKENFRATDGALFLKKISGMRLGSWNYKGQDVKQYRHYGPMAQDFFAAFGRDELGLIGENKSINQADFDGVNLIAIQALIKEVEALKAENKNLKQAETSMKAETESLKVKMQQFEKQLSTLMASGAISTLSK, encoded by the coding sequence ATGAAACAAACCTTACTTTCTTCTCTTTTTATTGCAGTTTCTACCAGTCTATATGCCCAGGTTGGGATCGGTTTAACAGAACCCAAAGCATTTTTGAACGTTGCGGAAGGTAAAACAGTGCTATTTGGAGCCGACACTGCTGGTGTACAATCACAGACACCAGGGACTTCTCCAAAAGTGATCTGGTATGGCAGCAAGGGCGCCTTCCGGGCCGGCGGGATTTCTAATGACGAAAACAACTATACCCATTGGGACAATGCGAATGTAGGCCGGTATTCTTTCGCCAGCGGTGCTATTACCAAAGCTAACGGGGATTATTCAACGGCTATGGGGTTTGGCACACAAGCTAGCGGGCAAAACTCAACTGCCTTTGGTAGTTGGACATTTGCAAGTGGGGATTATTCAACGGCTATGGGTTCTTCGGTTAGAGCAGATCATAGAGGGTCATTTATTATTGGTGATGATAGTAATAGTTTGGGTTCCACTTACAATACCACAGCTAATAACCAGATGATGACGCATTTTGCCGGTGGTTATGTTTTATATACCTCCAACGCCCGACAGGATAATTTCCCATCCGGAGTACAGCTCGAACCCAATGCTTATGCATGGTCAGTGGTATCCGACTCAACACGAAAAGAAAACTTTCGTGCTACCGACGGAGCGCTGTTTCTTAAAAAGATCAGTGGGATGCGGCTGGGAAGCTGGAACTATAAGGGGCAGGATGTGAAGCAATACCGTCATTACGGCCCAATGGCTCAGGACTTTTTTGCAGCCTTCGGGCGCGACGAATTGGGGCTAATCGGAGAAAATAAGTCTATTAACCAGGCTGATTTTGATGGCGTTAACCTGATCGCAATCCAGGCTTTAATTAAGGAAGTAGAAGCTTTAAAAGCAGAAAACAAAAACCTGAAACAAGCGGAGACTTCTATGAAAGCTGAAACAGAGTCGCTGAAAGTGAAAATGCAGCAATTCGAAAAACAGCTATCCACATTAATGGCCTCCGGCGCCATTTCAACGTTATCGAAATAA
- a CDS encoding VOC family protein, with protein MEQAINLRGLTTISYWADDLKAAKKWYTKILGVEPYFERPDPENPAYIEFRIGDYQHELGLIDRKYAPPMPAQPGCEIAYWHVDNIEETLNSLIAHGATAYGPITEYGVGFITASVIDPFGNILGIMYNKHYVEILNNPNI; from the coding sequence ATGGAGCAGGCAATTAATTTAAGAGGACTAACAACAATTAGTTACTGGGCAGATGATTTAAAAGCTGCAAAGAAATGGTACACCAAAATACTGGGGGTTGAACCTTATTTTGAAAGACCAGATCCTGAAAACCCTGCGTATATAGAATTCCGTATTGGGGATTATCAGCATGAACTGGGCTTAATTGACCGAAAATACGCACCGCCTATGCCTGCGCAGCCCGGCTGTGAAATTGCTTATTGGCATGTTGATAACATTGAAGAAACTTTGAATAGCCTCATTGCTCATGGTGCGACGGCATACGGTCCTATAACCGAATATGGCGTAGGATTTATTACAGCTTCTGTAATTGATCCTTTCGGCAATATCTTAGGTATAATGTACAACAAGCATTATGTTGAAATTTTGAACAATCCTAACATATAA
- a CDS encoding adenylate/guanylate cyclase domain-containing protein: MLSPKTRRDVARVIPFGVLWFIFSLIYCMLERGILGDLDHYPSTGNQYKFAANIFAIPVAGLMMGLITGILEIGYFSKWFIKKSFARKIVFKSFLYLIITIIFLAVTLLMNGLNTHREHSFENLVSPALAFFTDYAAVGLTIYIASIILITQFYAEFSQSIGPGTLSNFFLGKYHHPVEEERIFMFLDMKSSTTIAENLGHVRYFEMLKEYFFDLSVAVIDYAGTIYQYAGDEMIVSWKLKDGLVNNNCIECFFAMKHALKKQEEKYNSNFGILPAFKAGLHFGMVTAGEIGSLKKEIIFTGDVLNTSARIQGLCNHFNADLLVSEDLAKILHLPATYEIRSVGENLLKGRNKKIEIFSISASHI, encoded by the coding sequence ATGCTGTCACCGAAAACCAGAAGAGATGTTGCCCGTGTCATTCCTTTTGGCGTATTATGGTTTATTTTTAGCCTGATTTATTGCATGCTGGAAAGAGGTATTCTTGGAGATCTGGACCACTATCCATCGACAGGCAATCAGTACAAATTTGCAGCAAACATTTTTGCCATCCCTGTCGCAGGCCTGATGATGGGTCTAATTACCGGCATTCTCGAGATTGGTTATTTCAGTAAGTGGTTTATCAAAAAGAGCTTCGCCAGAAAGATCGTATTTAAATCTTTTCTTTACCTGATCATTACTATCATTTTTCTGGCTGTCACGTTGTTGATGAATGGACTAAATACGCACCGTGAGCATTCTTTTGAAAACTTGGTATCACCAGCCCTGGCATTCTTCACTGACTACGCTGCGGTCGGTCTTACGATATACATTGCTTCGATAATTCTGATTACACAATTCTATGCTGAATTTAGCCAGAGTATCGGACCGGGTACCTTGAGTAATTTTTTCTTAGGGAAATACCATCATCCGGTAGAGGAAGAGCGGATATTTATGTTTCTGGATATGAAGTCCTCGACTACAATCGCAGAAAATCTTGGGCATGTCAGGTACTTCGAGATGTTAAAAGAATACTTTTTTGACCTGTCAGTTGCGGTTATTGATTATGCCGGTACAATCTATCAATACGCTGGTGATGAGATGATCGTCAGCTGGAAACTGAAAGACGGGTTAGTAAATAATAATTGTATTGAGTGCTTCTTCGCTATGAAACACGCACTGAAGAAGCAGGAGGAAAAATACAACAGCAACTTCGGCATCTTGCCGGCGTTTAAAGCCGGCCTACATTTTGGTATGGTTACTGCCGGGGAAATCGGATCGCTGAAAAAGGAAATTATATTTACAGGTGACGTTCTTAATACTTCCGCAAGAATCCAGGGACTTTGCAATCATTTCAATGCCGACCTGCTGGTATCTGAGGATCTGGCCAAAATACTTCATCTTCCGGCCACTTACGAGATCAGATCGGTGGGAGAGAACCTGCTGAAAGGCCGAAATAAAAAAATAGAGATATTTTCCATTTCAGCCTCTCATATATAG